The nucleotide window GTCTGTTGCTGAGATTTTAACAGGTGAGGTTACACCTTCAGGAAAATTAGTTGATACCTGTGCCAAAAATTTTGATGACTATCCATCATCAAAAGGTTTTCATGAATCGGAAGACTATGTTCAATATACTGAAGATATTTTTGTCGGATACCGTTATTTTGAAACAGTTCCAAATAAAAAAGAATGTGTAGTCTATCCTTTCGGTTATGGACTTTCTTACACAAATTTTGAAATTTCAAATTTGTCTGCAGTTTGCTTAGGAGAAAAAATAATTGTAAATGCCACCGTAACAAACACAGGAAACTACTGTGGTAAAGAAGTTATTCAGGCTTATTTTTGTGCACCTGAAGGAAAAATAACAAAATCAGCAATTGAACTTTGTGCATTTAAAAAGACAAAACTTTTAGCACCTGAAGAAAGTGAAAGTATTACTTTATCTTTTGATATTAATTCTATGGCATCATACGATGATATTGGCGATGTTTGCAAATCTTCGTATATACTTGAAAAAGGCGAATATAAAATTTATATTGGTAATTCCATAAGAAATATTACAGAGCTTGAATTCAAATATACACTTAGCGAAACAAAAATTGTAGAAACACTTACCGAATACTGTGCTCCGAAAAAATTAACAAAAAGGCTTATGGCTACGGGAGAATATCGTACTGTAACAGAAACTGATATTAAGCCTAAAGAATTTAAAGAAGAGTATAACTGCGAATTAAAAATTCCAAAAGAAGATGAAATAAAAACTCTTTATGATGTTACAGACGGCATTATAACTTTAGATGAATTTTTAGAACAACTTACCGACGAAGAAATGATGGGACTTCTTTTAGGAAAGAAAAATACAGGTGTAGCAAATACAGATGGTATGGGGGGACTTTCAAAATATAAAATCCCAACTCCTATGACTGCAGACGGTCCTGCAGGGGTTCGTATAAATAAAGAAACAGGAATAAGAACGACAGCATTCCCTGTTGCTACCATGCTTGCTTGTACCTGGAATGAGGAATTAGTCGAAAAAATTGGTGTTGCAGGTGCTTTGGAAGTAAAAGAAAACAATTTATCTATATGGTTAACACCTGCGCTTAATATTCACAGAAGCCCACTTTGCGGAAGAAACTTTGAATATTATTCCGAAGACCCTTATCTTTCAGGAAAAATGGCATCTGCAATGGTAAAAGGTATTCAATCTGAAAATATTGTTGCAACACCAAAACATTTTGCCTGTAACAACAAGGAAACTAACAGAACTGAATCCGATTCAATTATTTCAGAACGCGCTTTGAGAGAAATCTATATAAAAGGTTTTGAAATTTGTGTAAAAGAAGCAAAACCATGGCTTATTATGACTTCATACAACATAATAAACTCAGTCCGTGCATCAGAAAATATAGAACTTATAACAGGAATTTTAAGAAACGAATGGGGATACAAGGGGCTTATTACAAGTGACTGGCACAATCATGCTTCACGAACAAAAGAAGTTATTGCAGGAAATGATATTCATATGCCTTCTACTTTAACTACTGCACCAACTATTCCTGCACCACCCGAAATCGAAGGAGTGACAAGAAATCAACTTGCAGTGTGTGTAAAAAGACTTTTAAAAATGATTTTATGGCTTGAATAAAATTTACTGATATATTAAAAATGTTCCTATTAAGCATATGCGTTAATAGGAACATTTTTATATAAATTTTTTTAAAATTTCTACTCCCTCTGACAGTTTGGAAATCTCGGCAAACATCATCTCTCTTGCAGAGTCGTCAAACGACACAATATCAGGCACTCCTATACATTTCATACCTGCATCATATCCTGCCTTTATACCGTTTTTGGAATCTTCAAAAACGAAACAGCAGGATTCCGATACACCAAGTTCCTGTGCTGCTTTTATAAATATGTCAGGAGCCGGTTTTCCGTTTTCAACATCATCACCGCCAACAATAACATCAAACAAATCAGTAACACTAAGCAATTTAAAATAATTTTTTATCACTTCTTTAGAAGAACCTGAAGCAACAGCAATTTTAACACCATTTTCTTTTAAATAATTTATCAGTTCTATTGCCCCTTCTTTAAATTTAAGTTTTCCGTTTTTTACGATATATTCTTTCATATCCTCTTTGAAAATATCTAAATCCATTTGTTCATACTTTTTAAGAAGATAATCTGACCATCCATCTTCATTCATTCCTGCAACATGGTAAATACATTCTCCAACACCAGTAATTCCCTGTATCTTACCTGCATATTCCCATGCAGGAATATAAATCCTTTGAGTATCAAGCAACGTACCGTCCATATCAAATATTACACTTATTTTTTTATTCATTTTTGATATTTACTCCTTTTTCGCTTTTAAAAATACATATATCTCTTTCTTTTTATAATTAAAAATACAACCGTTGCTATTGCTGCCATAATTTCAGATGCTACAATTGAATACCATATTCCGTTAAGTTCCCAGATAAGAGGTAATATAAGAACTGCAACAATCTGAAAAACCATAGTCCTCAAAAAAGAAATAAGAGCAGAAGTCAAGCCGTCATTAAGGGCCGTAAAAAATGCAGGCAATATGCGATATTGTCAAGGCTTTTTAGAATATTTGGCACTAAAAATATATAGAGAAACGGGTTTGGATAGTTCTCCGACGGCCAACCATTTATTTTATAGAATACCACAAATTATATTAAAGTTCAAGAATTTCTAAGAACATTGTTATACAGATTTGCAAAAAAAGAAGGCGTTTAAAATGTTAGTTTTTTAAACGTCCTCTTTTTCATTGTCCTTTATAACAAGTTTTTATAAAATTCCCGATTTCAGTTTATAAGAATTTTTGAAGATTCCCATTTAAGACAAATTGCCGTCTAAGAACTATCCTACAAACATCTGGGTCCAGTAGTTTCCGTTTGCAACATATCCGACACCGATTTTTTTATATGACGGATTTAATATATTGGCACGGTGCCCTGAAGAATTCATCCATGAATTTACTACTGCCTGTGGTGTTTTCTGACCTTTTGCTATATTCTCGGCAGCAGTCTTATATGATATACCAAATTTTTTCATCATATTAAAAGGACTCCCGTAAACAGGACTTGTATGTGAAAAATAGTTATTATCTTTCATATCCTGTGACTTATATCTTGCTACACGACTAAGTTCCCAGTCTGATATAAGTGGATTTAATCCGTTTTTTACTCTTATTTCATTAACAAGTCTTATAACCTCATTCTCATAATTTACAACTGCTGTATCAGTCTTTGGAATATTTAAAACCTGTCCGGGATAAATAAGGTCAGGATTTATAATCTGCTTATTTGCATTTTTGATCTCGCTAAGTCCTACCTCGTATTTTACTGCAATTTTCCACATACTATCTCCTGGTACAACTGTATGCTGTACCGACTTCTCAGCAAAACCATAAAACACCAAACTCAACTGAAATACAGACACCAGCAAAAATATAATCTTCTTCATTTTACCACCTCCTGCTTTTTTATAAGCCGCAATATGCGACTTATATACTATAACATATATCTACTTATATTTTCAAAGGCAATATATGGTTTAAATATAAAAAGCAGAAAAAGTTTTGACACATTTTCATCTGCATTAATAAAACTTCGGTAAATAACTTCCATGTGCCTCAATAAGTTCATCCACCATTTTCTTTATTGTATCAATATCAAGTTCGCTTGCTGTATGAGGATCCATCATTGCTGCCTGATAGATATGTTCCTTTTTCCTTGTTTTTGCAGCTTCAATAGTAAGAAGCTGAACATTAATATTTGACATATTCATTGCTGCGCACTGAAGTGGAAGTTCGCCCACATAACAAGGTGTAATGCCTGTCCCGTTGACAAGGCAAGGAACTTCTACACATGCATTTTCAGGGAAGTTTGAGATAAGATGCCCCTTATTTAAAACATTACCACCTATCTGATAAGGTGTATTCTCTACTATACTCTGCATAATGTATGAAGCATATTCAAAACTTCTTGTATGCTCTTTTACACCTTTTTCGCACAACTCTTTGTACTCTTTTTTCCATGCATCAATCTGACCTACACAACGGCGTGGATATTCATCAAGAGGAATATTATATTTTTTTATAAGTTCAGGATATTTACTTTTTATATAAAAAGGATTATATTCAGCATTATGTTCGCTTGATTCCGTACAATAGTAACCGAAATTTCTTATGTAATCCATACGAACTTTATCCATATTGTCAGGATTTTTAATATATTCATTCACCTTAGACTTAATTTCAGGATAAAGGTCAACTCCGTTTTTATCCTTTATCTCAATTAACCATGCCATATGATTAATTCCTGCAATCAATTCTTTTCTTCCATCAAGTTTATCTTCCATACCAAGCGCTTTCAAAAGTTCTTTTGAGCATACCTGTACGCTATGGCAAAGACCAATTGTTTTAATTGGTGTATGCAAAAGCATATAACCT belongs to Oscillospiraceae bacterium and includes:
- a CDS encoding beta-glucosidase translates to MEKWSRINYMPCIPLGDNNSKITGSKKHIELSKEAANEGTVLLKNNNGLLPLKKGTKIAIFGKAQIDYIKGGGGSGDVHCEYVRNIYEGLKLKSDKITVFDKLSLYYESVCKDAYLQGKKPGLFDEVKIPENLLKEAKEFTNTAIITINRYSAEGTDRKNDGKDTYFNLSENEKNMVNTVCDNFKNVIILLNTGAMIDTSWFAYNDKISSALMIWQGGMEGGLSVAEILTGEVTPSGKLVDTCAKNFDDYPSSKGFHESEDYVQYTEDIFVGYRYFETVPNKKECVVYPFGYGLSYTNFEISNLSAVCLGEKIIVNATVTNTGNYCGKEVIQAYFCAPEGKITKSAIELCAFKKTKLLAPEESESITLSFDINSMASYDDIGDVCKSSYILEKGEYKIYIGNSIRNITELEFKYTLSETKIVETLTEYCAPKKLTKRLMATGEYRTVTETDIKPKEFKEEYNCELKIPKEDEIKTLYDVTDGIITLDEFLEQLTDEEMMGLLLGKKNTGVANTDGMGGLSKYKIPTPMTADGPAGVRINKETGIRTTAFPVATMLACTWNEELVEKIGVAGALEVKENNLSIWLTPALNIHRSPLCGRNFEYYSEDPYLSGKMASAMVKGIQSENIVATPKHFACNNKETNRTESDSIISERALREIYIKGFEICVKEAKPWLIMTSYNIINSVRASENIELITGILRNEWGYKGLITSDWHNHASRTKEVIAGNDIHMPSTLTTAPTIPAPPEIEGVTRNQLAVCVKRLLKMILWLE
- a CDS encoding HAD family phosphatase — its product is MNKKISVIFDMDGTLLDTQRIYIPAWEYAGKIQGITGVGECIYHVAGMNEDGWSDYLLKKYEQMDLDIFKEDMKEYIVKNGKLKFKEGAIELINYLKENGVKIAVASGSSKEVIKNYFKLLSVTDLFDVIVGGDDVENGKPAPDIFIKAAQELGVSESCCFVFEDSKNGIKAGYDAGMKCIGVPDIVSFDDSAREMMFAEISKLSEGVEILKKFI
- the safA gene encoding SafA/ExsA family spore coat assembly protein; protein product: MKKIIFLLVSVFQLSLVFYGFAEKSVQHTVVPGDSMWKIAVKYEVGLSEIKNANKQIINPDLIYPGQVLNIPKTDTAVVNYENEVIRLVNEIRVKNGLNPLISDWELSRVARYKSQDMKDNNYFSHTSPVYGSPFNMMKKFGISYKTAAENIAKGQKTPQAVVNSWMNSSGHRANILNPSYKKIGVGYVANGNYWTQMFVG
- a CDS encoding alpha-glucosidase/alpha-galactosidase — encoded protein: MKITFLGAGSTIFARNVIGDCMCVESLRDSVFALYDIDATRVEESKVILESMRKEKGGYGRIECYIGVENRKAALKDADFVVNAIQVGGYDPCTIIDFEVPKKYGLRQTIADTLGIGGIMRALRTIPVMDDFARDMEEVCPNALLMNYTNPMAMLTGYMLLHTPIKTIGLCHSVQVCSKELLKALGMEDKLDGRKELIAGINHMAWLIEIKDKNGVDLYPEIKSKVNEYIKNPDNMDKVRMDYIRNFGYYCTESSEHNAEYNPFYIKSKYPELIKKYNIPLDEYPRRCVGQIDAWKKEYKELCEKGVKEHTRSFEYASYIMQSIVENTPYQIGGNVLNKGHLISNFPENACVEVPCLVNGTGITPCYVGELPLQCAAMNMSNINVQLLTIEAAKTRKKEHIYQAAMMDPHTASELDIDTIKKMVDELIEAHGSYLPKFY